In the Juglans microcarpa x Juglans regia isolate MS1-56 chromosome 6D, Jm3101_v1.0, whole genome shotgun sequence genome, one interval contains:
- the LOC121235053 gene encoding LOW QUALITY PROTEIN: dnaJ homolog subfamily B member 1 (The sequence of the model RefSeq protein was modified relative to this genomic sequence to represent the inferred CDS: deleted 2 bases in 1 codon), translated as MGVDYYNILKVNRNASDDDLKKAYKRLAMIWHPDKNPVNYVEAEAKFKQISEAYDVLSDPQKRQIYDLYGEEALKSGIPPPPSSSSSRAASGVPHNLHHQYYNSNRQHPTSFRFNPRDADDIYAEIFGSESNGSGGGGGGGGAAKGFGRDGFFRTPGGGSGTGFSRKAAPLENALPCSLEELYKGAKKKMRISRNVYDASGKFRTMEEILTIEIKPGWKKGTKITFPEKGNQEPGFIPADVVFVVDEKPHALYKRDGNDLVVNQEITLLEALTGKTLDLTTLDGRNLMIPLTDIIKPGAEVIFPNEGMPISKEPGRKGNLKIKFAVKYPSRLTEEQKSDLKSVLGGII; from the exons ATGGGGGTGGATTACTACAACATTCTGAAAGTGAACAGGAACGCGAGCGATGATGATTTGAAGAAGGCGTACAAGAGGCTCGCCATGATATGGCACCCTGACAAGAACCCCGTCAATTATGTCGAGGCCGAGGCCAAGTTCAAGCAAATTTCCGAAGCTTACGACGTTCTCAGTGATCCCCAGAAGCGCCAGATCTACGATCTCTACGGAGAGGAGGCTCTCAAGTCCGGT ATTCCCCCAcccccctcctcctcctcttctcgTGCCGCCAGCGGGGTCCCCCATAATCTTCACCATCAATACTACAATAGCAACCGCCAGCATCCCACCTCCTTCCGGTTCAACCCCCGGGATGCCGATGACATCTACGCCGAGATTTTCGGATCCGAGAGTAATGGTAGTGGCGGCGgcggtggtggtggaggagcaGCTAAGGGATTTGGTAGAGACGGGTTCTTCAGAACGCCTGGTGGTGGGTCAGGTACCGGGTTTTCTAGGAAGGCCGCGCCGCTGGAAAACGCGTTGCCCTGTAGCTTGGAGGAGCTCTACAAAGGTgctaagaagaagatgaggatcTCTAGGAACGTCTATGACGCCTCTGG TAAGTTCCGGACTATGGAGGAGATATTGACTATTGAGATCAAACCTGGTTGGAAGAAGGGTACCAAGATAACATTCCCCGAGAAGGGTAACCAGGAGCCTGGTTTCATTCCCGCAGATGTGGTTTTTGTGGTAGACGAGAAGCCGCATGCTCTTTATAAGAGAGATGGTAATGATCTGGTAGTCAACCAAGAGATAACACTTCTGGAGGCCCTCACGGGGAAGACCCTTGACTTGACTACCCTTGACGGAAGGAATCTCATGATCCCTCTGACAGATATAATCAAACCTGGAGCAGAGGTCATTTTCCCAAATGAAGGAATGCCAATCTCAAAAGAACCTGGGAGGAAGGGAAATTTGAAGATTAAATTTGCCGTCAAGTACCCTTCAAGGCTTACAGAAGAACAAAAATCTGATTTAAAAAGTGTTCTGGGTGGGATTATATAG